The following coding sequences lie in one Corynebacterium anserum genomic window:
- a CDS encoding ABC transporter ATP-binding protein, whose protein sequence is MLKSLSRILRSTKELWPFYVVVIITSILTAVLAMATPFLVARATDAIVDALAGRSSVDAATSTIIWLTIGLLVAELGGTVIRNIGGWFGDVMATRMRQILSNRYYAKLLALPQRYYDDQVTGTIISRLDRSILGLTDFFKSFANNFFSMLLTVGMILGVCAVYYWPLALLLAVIFPMYLYLTTRTSQKWVVWEKQKNEHIDRAQGRFAEVIGQVKVVKSFVTELRELRLFQGHFAHVIGLTKEQSRYWHAMDTVRMGALNVIFFAIYLMLFWRTLHGHFSIGELVLLLQYVVMARQPATMMSWLVDTAQRAGAGSREYFEAMEELEEPAASPTLIDAATPGGSMMVSEEEVRAGSVPQLSPSATGPVIEFDRVCFSYNEGEPVVREVSFSATKGQKVALVGESGGGKSTLVNLLLGLYTPSSGSLRVCGAEVTETSAHTLRSSVGVVFQEPALFSGTIRENIAYARPEATEEEITAVAKRAFAHEFIMGFKDGYDTLIGERGLRLSGGQKQRIAVARAMLKDAPVLVLDEATSALDTKAERVVQAGLEELMIGRTTLVIAHRLSTIANVDLIVTLDKGRVDEVGSPADLATSGGIYSELLRLTASGSAADRERLKRFGFNDVNDSHSL, encoded by the coding sequence ATGCTGAAGTCCTTGTCACGGATCTTGCGTTCCACAAAAGAACTATGGCCGTTTTATGTGGTGGTGATCATCACCTCCATCCTCACCGCCGTATTAGCCATGGCTACCCCTTTCCTCGTGGCACGAGCTACGGACGCTATCGTGGACGCGCTAGCCGGCCGCTCTTCCGTTGACGCGGCCACCTCCACCATTATTTGGCTCACTATCGGTCTCCTAGTCGCCGAACTTGGCGGCACCGTTATCCGCAATATAGGTGGGTGGTTTGGCGACGTCATGGCGACCCGCATGCGTCAGATCCTGTCAAACCGCTACTACGCTAAGTTACTGGCACTTCCGCAGCGCTACTACGACGATCAGGTAACCGGCACCATTATCTCCCGTTTGGATCGTTCCATCCTTGGATTGACGGATTTCTTCAAATCCTTCGCCAATAACTTCTTTTCCATGTTGCTCACCGTCGGCATGATCCTGGGTGTATGCGCCGTCTACTACTGGCCCCTAGCTCTGCTGTTAGCTGTGATTTTTCCGATGTATCTGTACCTCACCACGCGTACTTCTCAGAAATGGGTGGTATGGGAGAAGCAGAAAAATGAGCACATCGACCGTGCTCAGGGACGTTTCGCTGAGGTAATCGGTCAGGTCAAGGTCGTCAAAAGCTTCGTGACCGAGTTGAGAGAACTCCGCTTATTCCAAGGTCATTTCGCCCATGTCATCGGTTTAACGAAAGAGCAGTCCCGTTATTGGCATGCGATGGATACGGTACGGATGGGCGCGCTCAACGTCATATTTTTCGCCATTTATTTGATGCTTTTCTGGCGCACTCTTCATGGCCACTTCTCTATCGGTGAACTCGTTCTCCTACTGCAATATGTGGTGATGGCTCGGCAACCCGCCACCATGATGAGCTGGCTGGTGGACACTGCCCAACGCGCGGGTGCAGGCTCTCGCGAATATTTTGAAGCCATGGAGGAACTAGAAGAACCCGCTGCATCCCCGACCCTGATCGACGCCGCCACACCAGGTGGCAGCATGATGGTCTCAGAGGAGGAAGTCCGAGCTGGCAGCGTGCCGCAACTTTCTCCGTCGGCAACAGGTCCTGTCATCGAGTTCGACCGAGTGTGTTTCTCCTACAACGAGGGCGAACCTGTTGTACGAGAAGTTAGTTTCTCGGCAACGAAGGGTCAGAAGGTCGCCTTGGTTGGAGAATCCGGCGGTGGCAAATCCACCCTCGTCAACTTGCTCTTGGGTTTGTATACACCAAGCTCTGGCTCGCTCCGCGTGTGTGGTGCGGAAGTCACCGAAACCTCTGCACACACCCTTCGATCTTCTGTTGGTGTGGTGTTCCAAGAACCTGCCCTCTTCTCCGGAACCATTAGAGAAAACATTGCCTACGCACGGCCGGAAGCCACCGAAGAGGAGATCACCGCCGTCGCCAAACGTGCATTCGCCCACGAGTTCATCATGGGGTTCAAAGATGGCTATGACACGCTCATAGGTGAGCGCGGTCTGCGGCTCTCCGGCGGGCAAAAGCAGCGCATTGCGGTGGCCCGGGCCATGTTAAAGGATGCCCCTGTTCTCGTTCTCGATGAAGCGACATCAGCTTTGGACACGAAAGCTGAACGCGTGGTGCAAGCGGGGTTGGAAGAGTTGATGATTGGCCGCACCACTTTAGTCATCGCTCACCGTCTATCCACAATCGCCAATGTGGATCTCATCGTCACATTGGATAAAGGACGTGTGGATGAGGTTGGCTCTCCTGCTGACCTGGCGACATCAGGTGGTATCTACTCGGAGCTACTAAGGCTGACGGCATCGGGCTCGGCTGCGGATCGTGAGCGTTTAAAGCGATTCGGCTTCAACGACGTCAACGACAGTCACAGCCTCTGA
- a CDS encoding CsbD family protein, which produces MSTDELKNKAENLGGKAKEGLGEATGNDSLKDEGRADQTKAGIKEKANEAKNKIADAANKLIGDAGE; this is translated from the coding sequence ATGTCTACCGATGAACTGAAGAACAAGGCAGAGAACCTGGGCGGCAAGGCTAAGGAAGGTCTTGGCGAGGCTACTGGCAACGATTCTCTCAAGGACGAAGGCCGCGCTGACCAGACCAAGGCTGGTATCAAGGAGAAGGCTAACGAAGCAAAGAACAAGATTGCTGACGCAGCCAACAAGCTCATTGGCGACGCCGGCGAGTAA
- a CDS encoding 3-hydroxybutyryl-CoA dehydrogenase codes for MVQRVGVIGAGLMGAGIAEVAAKAGSDVLVWEAKQEFADAGKARLEKSLSKAVERGKLSEEDRDAALGRLTFTTELKDFADREIVIEAIIENEDVKKDVFRQLDEIVEDPKAALCSNTSSLPIQTIASATKNPGRVLGLHFFNPVPVLPLVEVIPALTSDEEVVERAQTYATEVLGKKAVRAKDRSGFIVNFLLVPYMLSAVRMVEQGVATAEDIDTGMKLGAAHPMGPLTLADMVGLDTCAFIADVMYKEYGDPSYSCPPLLRRMVTAGHLGRKSGKGFYDYS; via the coding sequence ATGGTTCAGCGCGTAGGTGTTATCGGTGCGGGCCTGATGGGTGCCGGCATTGCAGAAGTTGCCGCCAAGGCGGGCAGTGACGTCTTGGTATGGGAGGCCAAGCAGGAATTCGCCGACGCCGGCAAGGCTCGCCTGGAGAAGTCTTTGAGTAAGGCTGTTGAGCGCGGAAAGTTGTCGGAAGAGGATCGCGACGCAGCGCTAGGGCGCCTGACTTTCACTACCGAACTCAAGGATTTCGCCGACCGTGAGATCGTCATTGAAGCCATCATCGAAAATGAGGATGTGAAGAAGGACGTTTTCCGTCAGCTGGATGAGATCGTTGAGGATCCGAAGGCGGCACTGTGCTCCAACACATCTTCCCTGCCAATCCAAACCATCGCCTCCGCAACCAAGAATCCGGGTCGAGTGCTTGGTCTGCACTTCTTTAACCCAGTGCCAGTCTTGCCACTGGTAGAGGTTATTCCAGCTCTGACCTCTGACGAAGAGGTTGTGGAGCGTGCTCAGACCTACGCAACCGAGGTACTCGGCAAGAAGGCTGTACGGGCGAAGGATCGCTCCGGCTTTATCGTTAACTTCCTGCTGGTGCCTTACATGCTTTCCGCTGTGCGCATGGTGGAACAGGGCGTTGCTACTGCTGAAGACATCGACACCGGCATGAAGCTCGGTGCTGCTCACCCAATGGGTCCGCTGACACTTGCTGACATGGTTGGCCTTGACACCTGTGCTTTTATCGCCGATGTGATGTATAAGGAGTACGGCGATCCTTCCTACTCCTGCCCTCCATTGCTACGTCGTATGGTCACTGCGGGGCACCTTGGCCGCAAGTCCGGCAAGGGTTTCTACGATTACTCCTAG
- a CDS encoding aminotransferase class III-fold pyridoxal phosphate-dependent enzyme, producing the protein MAQNSFPLSIKEFLNSQGETVGVGSKEAEAAEQHARSNDRNHVFHSWSAQAKINPLPIAKAEGAWIYDYSGKGYLDAASQLVSANLGHGHPALVAAITTQLQRVSNLNPAFANDSRGELAAAIIDKAQGEFSHIFFTNGGADAVEHAIRMARKHTGRSKILTAYRSYHGATGSAIMATGEARRHGNPTTDGDIKHFWGPFHYRSAFHAKNEQEECERALQHLEDTIDFEDDVAAVLIESVVGSSGVIVPPEGYLAGVREICDRKGILWIADEVMVGFGRTGKLFAYEHAGKTVAHHNGPEQVSSGSELSQQHCTEKILQPDIVTFAKGVNAGIVPLGGVMMTAAVKATFDDTPYPGGLTYSGHPVACAPGVAALEVYEKENIFDKVAKQGEEIIEPRLNELVQKHNSIGNVRGKGFFWAIEFVADQDTKAPLGPEGMAAFGAAAKEAGVWPMVSGNRVHLAPPLVTSVEELKFLLDVVDAAATEADKAL; encoded by the coding sequence ATGGCACAAAATTCTTTCCCATTGAGCATCAAAGAATTTCTCAACTCACAGGGTGAGACGGTTGGCGTCGGGTCTAAAGAGGCCGAAGCCGCCGAACAGCACGCCCGCTCCAACGACCGCAACCACGTGTTCCACAGCTGGAGTGCGCAAGCAAAAATCAACCCTCTACCCATTGCCAAGGCTGAAGGCGCATGGATCTACGATTACTCGGGCAAAGGCTACCTCGACGCTGCCTCCCAACTAGTCAGCGCCAACCTAGGTCATGGCCACCCAGCACTCGTCGCGGCCATCACTACTCAGCTACAACGGGTGAGCAACCTCAACCCTGCGTTCGCAAACGATTCCCGTGGCGAACTCGCGGCCGCCATCATCGATAAAGCACAAGGCGAATTCTCACACATTTTCTTCACCAACGGAGGCGCGGATGCTGTCGAGCACGCTATCCGTATGGCTCGTAAACACACTGGACGCTCCAAGATCCTCACAGCCTACCGCAGCTACCATGGCGCTACGGGATCCGCCATCATGGCCACTGGTGAAGCACGCCGTCACGGTAACCCCACCACTGATGGAGATATCAAACACTTCTGGGGACCTTTCCACTACCGTTCTGCTTTCCACGCGAAAAACGAACAGGAAGAATGCGAGCGCGCGCTGCAGCACCTAGAAGACACCATTGATTTCGAGGACGATGTGGCAGCAGTCCTCATTGAGTCCGTTGTCGGCTCCTCCGGAGTGATCGTCCCACCAGAAGGCTACCTGGCAGGTGTACGTGAGATCTGCGACCGCAAAGGTATTCTCTGGATCGCCGACGAAGTCATGGTTGGTTTCGGACGCACCGGCAAGCTCTTCGCCTACGAGCACGCAGGTAAAACAGTTGCCCATCACAACGGCCCGGAGCAGGTTTCAAGTGGTTCCGAGCTGAGCCAGCAACACTGCACTGAAAAGATCCTGCAACCGGACATCGTCACATTCGCCAAAGGAGTGAATGCCGGCATCGTTCCTCTTGGCGGGGTAATGATGACCGCAGCTGTCAAAGCAACTTTTGACGACACACCATACCCAGGTGGACTGACCTACTCCGGGCACCCTGTGGCCTGCGCACCTGGCGTTGCTGCTCTTGAGGTCTACGAAAAAGAAAACATCTTCGACAAAGTGGCGAAACAGGGTGAGGAAATCATCGAGCCTCGCCTCAATGAACTCGTACAGAAGCATAACTCCATCGGCAATGTTCGCGGCAAGGGTTTCTTCTGGGCCATCGAGTTCGTGGCAGACCAAGATACAAAGGCTCCGCTAGGTCCTGAAGGCATGGCTGCTTTCGGTGCTGCCGCCAAGGAAGCCGGAGTGTGGCCTATGGTCTCTGGCAACCGCGTACACCTGGCTCCCCCGTTGGTCACCTCTGTCGAGGAGCTGAAGTTCCTCCTCGATGTGGTAGATGCTGCGGCAACAGAGGCCGACAAGGCACTCTGA
- a CDS encoding MalY/PatB family protein, whose product MTETHSPSNSISIPPLDTLRARGTMKWTRYGEDVLPLWVAESDFSTCPVVNDAIRDAVDREYFGYRGAGFPVEEAVARFSARHYGWEIQPEWVRTVPDVVKGVAVAVEELTPPGSTVVITLPSYYPFFEVPKATNRPASFVGMIQRDKPGAEADINGAVEQEWGFDLKALEELFAHPDNPHGVGCLILCNPYNPLGRAFRAEELREVTELADKYKVRVISDEIHGPIVYGDETHIPTASVSQCAAEVTVTVTATSKGWNTAGLHCAQIIMSNPSDRAQLAHVHNLRTGEPSVLGMVASAAAYNEGEDWLSSQLDYLEENLNFLEKHIPEVLPGSCFIRPEASFLLWLDLSAVPGLEVNPAETLLKKAHVAFSEGTTFGPQGKGHVRLNFATSRDILNEACERIAAAAPFA is encoded by the coding sequence ATGAAATGGACACGGTACGGCGAGGATGTCCTCCCCCTATGGGTAGCTGAATCCGATTTCAGCACTTGTCCAGTCGTCAATGACGCCATCCGCGATGCTGTGGATCGCGAATACTTCGGCTACCGTGGTGCAGGTTTCCCGGTGGAGGAAGCCGTCGCCCGCTTCAGCGCGCGCCACTACGGCTGGGAAATCCAACCCGAATGGGTTCGCACCGTGCCCGATGTGGTCAAAGGCGTGGCTGTCGCCGTTGAAGAACTCACCCCACCGGGCTCCACTGTGGTCATCACACTTCCGAGCTACTACCCGTTTTTCGAAGTTCCAAAAGCCACCAACCGCCCGGCTTCATTCGTAGGAATGATCCAAAGGGACAAGCCCGGCGCAGAAGCCGATATCAATGGTGCAGTGGAACAAGAATGGGGTTTCGATCTCAAAGCTCTGGAAGAACTGTTCGCACATCCAGACAACCCTCATGGGGTCGGCTGCCTCATATTATGCAACCCCTATAACCCTCTGGGGCGGGCTTTTCGGGCCGAAGAACTACGCGAGGTCACCGAACTGGCGGATAAGTACAAAGTGCGCGTCATTTCTGATGAAATCCACGGGCCCATCGTTTATGGCGACGAGACCCATATTCCCACAGCCAGCGTGAGCCAGTGTGCAGCAGAGGTAACAGTCACCGTAACTGCAACCTCCAAAGGGTGGAACACCGCGGGTCTGCATTGCGCGCAAATCATCATGTCCAACCCATCTGATCGCGCACAGCTAGCACACGTCCATAATCTCCGTACTGGAGAGCCATCCGTCCTCGGCATGGTGGCGTCAGCCGCCGCATATAACGAGGGAGAGGACTGGCTATCCAGTCAGCTAGACTATCTCGAAGAAAACCTCAACTTCTTGGAAAAGCACATCCCCGAGGTTCTACCGGGATCGTGCTTCATTCGACCGGAAGCCAGCTTTTTACTTTGGCTGGATCTGTCTGCCGTACCAGGACTAGAGGTTAATCCAGCGGAGACTCTTCTCAAGAAAGCTCACGTGGCATTCTCAGAAGGTACGACGTTCGGCCCTCAAGGTAAGGGGCATGTCCGTCTAAACTTTGCGACCTCCCGCGACATCTTGAACGAAGCGTGCGAGCGTATTGCCGCGGCTGCCCCGTTCGCTTGA